One window of Methanobacterium alkalithermotolerans genomic DNA carries:
- a CDS encoding UGSC family (seleno)protein, with the protein MKLNLVERGVLDPLAESSQESIFINDIPSPIHHISLFDNTKPGADIILNIIKASLKSIEVIESKKPAGAGANKFQLEKAAEGDVSILALGDCGSCTTWVILDAIRLEKKGVPTLSICSHKFAPFARKLAKAHGAPDLRIFEIEHPVAGLNPDKVKEKTNVIIPEIEKIFYKSD; encoded by the coding sequence ATGAAGCTTAACTTAGTAGAAAGAGGGGTTCTGGATCCTCTGGCCGAATCCAGCCAGGAAAGTATATTTATAAATGATATACCTTCCCCTATCCACCACATATCTCTTTTTGATAATACCAAACCCGGGGCAGATATTATATTAAATATCATAAAAGCCAGTTTAAAGTCCATAGAAGTAATAGAATCAAAAAAACCTGCAGGAGCTGGTGCGAATAAGTTCCAGCTTGAAAAAGCTGCTGAAGGTGATGTTTCCATTCTGGCACTGGGGGACTGTGGTTCCTGTACTACCTGGGTTATTTTAGATGCTATAAGATTGGAAAAAAAAGGAGTGCCCACCCTATCCATTTGTTCCCATAAATTTGCACCCTTTGCCCGTAAACTGGCTAAGGCACATGGTGCTCCTGATTTAAGAATATTTGAAATTGAACACCCTGTAGCAGGTTTAAACCCGGACAAAGTGAAAGAAAAAACAAATGTTATAATTCCTGAAATTGAAAAAATCTTTTATAAGTCTGATTGA
- a CDS encoding nucleoside deaminase, with translation MVEHQKFMKEAIKEAKKSLKEGGIPIGAVLVENNHIIGRGHNRLLQNQSVILHGEMDCMESAGRLRGEDYQQCTLYTTLSPCTMCSGAALLYKIPRVVIGENKTLSGPEQLLRDNGVEVIDLEMEECWELLEDYIRENPETWESELERVGGETNLK, from the coding sequence ATGGTTGAACACCAAAAATTCATGAAAGAAGCCATAAAAGAAGCTAAAAAAAGCCTTAAAGAGGGCGGAATTCCTATTGGTGCAGTTCTGGTAGAAAATAATCACATCATAGGTCGCGGCCATAACCGCCTATTACAAAATCAATCAGTTATTCTACATGGGGAAATGGACTGCATGGAAAGTGCCGGAAGGCTACGGGGAGAAGATTATCAACAATGCACTCTTTACACTACTTTATCTCCCTGCACCATGTGTTCCGGGGCTGCACTACTTTATAAAATTCCCAGGGTAGTTATAGGTGAAAATAAAACTTTATCTGGTCCAGAACAACTTTTAAGAGATAATGGGGTGGAAGTTATTGATTTAGAAATGGAAGAGTGCTGGGAACTCCTGGAAGATTATATCCGGGAGAATCCTGAAACCTGGGAATCAGAACTGGAACGGGTTGGAGGAGAAACTAACTTAAAATAA
- a CDS encoding phytoene desaturase family protein: MNKNNKKIIIIGGGIAGLSTGCYAQMNGFDAIIFEMHNKPGGLCTSWNRKGFTFDYCIHNLAGTGNLKLAKMWQELDAFNNEDIIQHDVFVRVEDEKGQKLNIYTDIQKLKKHLKTISPEDEDVIDDYLNAGQSLVRADFFSMGMNGISSKLRIIPQAYQIIKWSNINLEEYAQRFKNDFLKKAFPHVQYNMDGSGIPLFPHLLFMAGFEAGDLGWPKYGSLQFSKRIENRFKKLGGELRYNSLVSKIILNDNRAVGVILKDGTEHYADIVISAGDGYNTIYNLLEGKFTSDFIDSYYQSYDESQEFGLQVFMGLNRDLKGEPHAIALLINQDLEIEGMKRDSLYVEIFDSTTGLSSEGKSVIKVVMRGNYNYWKKLKTDKDSYQQEKDMVYHKVINLLENRFPGIKEDVEIYDVTTPLTVERYTHNFHGWQVWSPPHGMMKIMFQGLSKTLPGLQNFYMVGQWAEAMIGIPTAALSGRNLIKTLCKKDGKKFRTQEK, translated from the coding sequence ATGAATAAAAATAATAAAAAAATTATAATCATTGGTGGGGGCATTGCCGGATTATCAACCGGGTGTTATGCTCAAATGAATGGATTTGATGCCATTATTTTTGAGATGCATAATAAACCAGGGGGTTTATGTACTTCATGGAATCGTAAAGGATTCACTTTTGATTACTGTATCCATAACCTGGCCGGGACAGGAAATTTAAAACTGGCAAAAATGTGGCAGGAGCTGGATGCTTTTAATAATGAGGATATAATCCAGCACGATGTTTTTGTAAGGGTAGAGGATGAAAAAGGCCAGAAATTAAATATTTACACCGACATCCAGAAACTAAAAAAACACCTTAAAACAATTTCTCCTGAGGATGAAGATGTTATTGATGATTATTTAAATGCAGGGCAATCCCTAGTAAGAGCGGATTTTTTTTCTATGGGTATGAATGGTATTTCCAGTAAATTACGTATTATTCCCCAAGCTTATCAGATAATTAAATGGAGTAACATAAATCTGGAAGAATATGCCCAGCGCTTCAAAAACGATTTTTTAAAAAAGGCATTTCCACATGTACAATACAATATGGATGGATCTGGTATTCCCTTGTTTCCCCATTTACTATTCATGGCTGGCTTTGAAGCAGGAGATCTGGGATGGCCTAAATATGGTTCACTGCAATTTAGCAAAAGAATAGAAAACAGATTCAAAAAACTGGGAGGAGAACTTAGATATAATAGCCTGGTTAGTAAAATAATTCTAAATGACAATCGGGCCGTGGGAGTTATTTTAAAAGACGGTACAGAACATTACGCTGATATAGTTATATCTGCCGGGGATGGTTACAATACCATTTATAATCTTTTGGAGGGTAAATTTACCAGTGATTTTATTGATTCTTATTATCAATCCTATGATGAGAGTCAGGAATTTGGCTTACAAGTTTTCATGGGACTAAATCGGGACCTCAAAGGAGAACCTCATGCTATTGCACTCTTAATTAATCAGGATCTGGAAATTGAAGGCATGAAAAGAGATTCTCTTTATGTGGAGATATTCGACTCGACTACAGGCCTCTCAAGTGAAGGAAAATCAGTAATAAAAGTAGTGATGCGAGGGAATTATAATTACTGGAAAAAGTTGAAGACAGATAAAGATTCATATCAGCAAGAAAAGGATATGGTTTATCATAAGGTGATAAATCTACTTGAAAATAGATTTCCCGGAATAAAAGAAGATGTGGAAATATATGATGTTACCACACCATTAACCGTGGAAAGATATACTCATAATTTCCATGGCTGGCAGGTTTGGAGCCCTCCTCACGGTATGATGAAGATAATGTTTCAGGGACTAAGCAAGACTTTACCCGGGCTTCAAAATTTTTATATGGTGGGTCAATGGGCAGAAGCGATGATTGGAATACCCACCGCAGCTTTAAGTGGTCGTAATCTGATTAAAACTCTGTGTAAAAAAGATGGTAAAAAATTTCGCACACAAGAAAAATAA
- the nrdD gene encoding anaerobic ribonucleoside-triphosphate reductase: MRDARIIAALPTKAETCVLKNNGIYEKFSHEKIVKSLLMVGAPLWASEKIASQAAAAAYDGISTAEIKMLVYDALCEIKEETADRYLAANKLRVRTSRDKIETFDQTKIEDTLVVETGASRELAYSIASDVWKELKKLNVEYLTAPMIREIVNTKLVEHGLETLRKKYTRLGIPVYNITSLIQNGSRDNANMIHNPETVHKYVADEALKQYALLNLPNELADAHMSGDIHIHDLEFFAGRPLNCMQHDLRLFIRHGLKVDGTGDHTSVAGPPKHMETLMNHAGEIMLAAQQNMSGGQAMSLWNIFVAPFAAGMPYEKVKQAVQMFIFNLNMAYAARGSQVPFTSINLEFSVPKFLQDEPAYGPKGKLVGTYGDFEEETRLLQRAITETLMEGDSDGKPHLFPNTIYTIRKESLKSEMEEDLMRVHELSAKYGSAYFVNMLASYRGNMANYMGCRTALQDNWTGEWEKDCFRTGNLAYVTLNLPRIAYQSRDDTEVFEYLDSYMDMAVKVLNLRRESALNCLNKYNMLPFLHQEFEDEMYYRIENSTMSFGFVGLNEMLLSYLGRGIEDSESHKMGIKILEYINNRTAELKKETGLRWSVLQTPAESTAYRFASLDKEKFKEEAITQGDRGAYYYTNSSHVPVNSDVLLPEKIRLEEKFHPLTPGGHIFHAFMGESYSSPESLMSLTHKMAKKSDIGFWAYSSALSFCIGCKTLMKGLNEQCPTCGERDDVEWYDRITGYVQQVGRAKSSSGGWNKGKMQELKDRRRFEQ, encoded by the coding sequence ATGAGGGACGCGCGTATTATTGCGGCTTTGCCCACCAAGGCAGAGACATGTGTATTAAAAAATAATGGCATATATGAAAAATTCAGTCACGAGAAAATAGTTAAATCTCTTTTAATGGTTGGTGCTCCTTTATGGGCTTCAGAGAAAATCGCATCTCAGGCGGCTGCTGCTGCTTATGATGGGATTAGTACGGCAGAAATAAAAATGCTGGTTTATGATGCTCTTTGTGAAATTAAAGAGGAAACTGCTGATCGCTATCTGGCGGCCAACAAGCTGAGGGTTCGTACCAGCCGTGATAAAATTGAAACTTTTGACCAGACCAAAATAGAAGATACTTTAGTCGTGGAAACTGGCGCCTCCCGTGAATTAGCATATAGCATTGCTTCTGATGTTTGGAAAGAACTTAAAAAATTAAATGTAGAATATTTAACTGCACCCATGATCAGGGAGATAGTTAACACCAAACTGGTGGAACACGGCCTGGAAACACTAAGGAAAAAATACACCCGTCTGGGTATTCCAGTGTATAATATAACTTCCCTTATTCAAAACGGGTCCCGGGATAATGCTAACATGATCCACAACCCGGAAACCGTTCATAAATACGTGGCGGATGAAGCCCTCAAACAATACGCCCTTCTAAATCTCCCCAATGAACTGGCTGATGCTCACATGTCAGGGGATATTCATATACATGATCTAGAATTTTTTGCTGGAAGGCCTTTAAACTGTATGCAGCACGATTTAAGACTTTTCATCAGGCACGGGCTTAAAGTAGATGGCACTGGAGACCATACCTCGGTGGCAGGACCTCCCAAACACATGGAAACTCTCATGAACCATGCCGGGGAGATAATGCTAGCTGCACAACAGAATATGAGTGGAGGTCAGGCCATGAGTCTGTGGAATATATTCGTGGCCCCTTTTGCAGCGGGAATGCCTTATGAAAAAGTAAAACAGGCAGTGCAGATGTTCATATTCAATTTGAATATGGCCTATGCTGCCCGGGGATCTCAAGTACCTTTTACCAGTATTAACCTGGAATTTTCAGTTCCTAAATTCCTCCAGGATGAACCAGCCTATGGACCTAAAGGCAAACTGGTAGGTACTTATGGTGATTTTGAAGAAGAAACTCGCTTACTACAAAGAGCTATAACTGAAACTCTCATGGAAGGAGATTCTGATGGAAAACCGCACCTTTTCCCCAATACCATTTACACTATACGTAAAGAGTCCTTAAAGTCAGAAATGGAAGAGGATCTCATGAGGGTTCATGAATTGTCTGCTAAATATGGATCCGCCTACTTTGTGAATATGCTGGCCAGTTACCGGGGTAATATGGCCAACTATATGGGATGCCGAACCGCACTTCAGGATAACTGGACTGGTGAATGGGAAAAAGATTGTTTTAGAACAGGAAATTTGGCCTATGTAACCTTGAACCTGCCAAGAATTGCCTACCAGTCCCGGGACGATACTGAAGTATTCGAATACCTGGATTCCTATATGGACATGGCAGTTAAGGTCTTGAATTTGCGCCGGGAATCGGCCCTGAATTGTCTAAATAAGTATAACATGTTACCTTTCCTCCATCAGGAATTTGAGGATGAAATGTATTATCGTATTGAGAATTCCACCATGTCCTTTGGATTTGTAGGATTAAATGAAATGCTTCTTTCTTATTTAGGAAGGGGAATTGAAGATTCCGAATCCCATAAGATGGGAATTAAGATTCTGGAATACATAAATAACCGTACAGCTGAATTGAAAAAGGAAACTGGACTAAGGTGGTCCGTACTACAAACCCCTGCAGAATCCACTGCTTACCGTTTTGCCAGTCTGGATAAAGAGAAATTCAAGGAAGAGGCTATCACTCAGGGTGATAGAGGAGCCTATTACTACACTAACTCTTCCCATGTACCGGTGAACTCTGATGTACTGCTACCAGAAAAAATACGCCTGGAAGAAAAGTTCCATCCCCTCACACCCGGTGGACACATATTCCATGCCTTTATGGGAGAGTCCTATTCCAGTCCTGAATCCCTGATGAGTTTAACTCATAAAATGGCTAAAAAATCCGACATAGGTTTCTGGGCATATAGCTCTGCTTTAAGCTTCTGCATTGGATGCAAGACCCTTATGAAAGGATTAAATGAACAGTGCCCTACCTGTGGGGAGAGAGATGATGTGGAATGGTATGACCGGATAACTGGATACGTGCAACAAGTTGGCCGGGCAAAATCTTCATCCGGGGGATGGAATAAGGGTAAAATGCAGGAATTAAAGGATAGGCGTAGATTTGAACAATAA
- the polC gene encoding DNA polymerase II large subunit has product MDYFEKLEKETKKLYDLAAKARSMGRDVHTEIEIPLAKDLAERVEGLVGPVGIAQRIKELESEMSREEAAFNIAAEIASADLKDSKEDEMTQRELMADQALRTALAILTEGVVAAPLEGIAKVKIKQNFDRTNYLAVYFAGPIRSAGGTAAALAVLIGDYIRWAIDLAPYKPTDTEIERYVEEVELYESEVTNLQYSPNPDEVRLAANNIPVEVTGEPTDQVEVSHRDLERVETNNIRGGALLAMVEGVIQKAPKVFKYAKKLNLEGWEWLEKFSKGPKSEKEKKGQDLVKADDTYIRDIIGGRPVLANPSEKGAFRLRYGRSRNTGLAAMGVSPATMELLEFLAVGTQMKIERPGKGNCVVPVDSIEGPLVKLKNGSVVKVSTVEQARTLKGKVDEILFLGDMLVAFGEFLRNNHVLLPAGWCTEWWVEKIAQSSQYDLKKDPLDLKSLENKSITAKEAFEISEKYEVPLHPDYTYFYHDLSWDDLNMLQDWIMGKKEDYQEGKEFKIAIAPQKRILEILGVPHILNDSQIIIDAHDAYALFKTLEKPLGEEKQSTLLALNKVSPVQIMAKAPTYIGTRVGRPEKTKERKMKPAPHSLFPISNFGGSRRNIVEAAKKGKISVEISRSKCTQCQISSFQSICPHCGSPTVITAPGKKKINLSGLLRKASENVGIRKIDEIKGVQGMISEEKFPEPLEKGILRAKNGVFVFKDATIRHDSTDLPLTHFTPREVGVSIEKLQELGYEKDCYGHELEHIDQIIEIKVQDVVISDNCAQYLIGVAGFIDDLLEKFYGLERFYQVKDKKDLVGQMVVGLAPHTSAGVLGRILGFTKAAACYAHPYFHSAKRRNCDSDEDSIMLLMDALLNFSKSYLPSSRGGSMDAPLVLSSRIDPEEIDDESHNIDAMASLPLEFFEKSTQYAKPSEVVHIMDNVQKRLGTAKQYQDIMFSHHTHSIHQGPRVCLYKLLPTMKEKVESQVELAEKIRAVDQKGVVEGVLSSHFLPDMMGNVRAFSRQKVRCTKCNKKYRRIPLTGECKCGGNLILSVSKGSVVKYLEISKNLANRYPINPYLMQRIEIQEFGINSLFESDKSKQSSLDVFL; this is encoded by the coding sequence ATGGATTATTTTGAAAAACTTGAAAAAGAAACTAAAAAATTGTATGATCTGGCTGCTAAAGCAAGATCCATGGGTCGTGATGTACATACGGAAATTGAGATACCCCTGGCCAAGGATTTAGCTGAAAGAGTGGAGGGACTGGTGGGTCCGGTGGGTATTGCCCAGAGAATAAAGGAACTGGAAAGTGAAATGAGCAGGGAAGAAGCAGCATTTAATATTGCTGCTGAAATAGCCTCGGCGGATTTAAAGGACTCTAAAGAAGATGAAATGACCCAAAGAGAATTAATGGCAGACCAGGCTCTACGTACTGCCCTGGCTATACTGACTGAAGGAGTGGTGGCTGCCCCTTTAGAAGGTATAGCTAAAGTAAAAATTAAACAAAATTTCGATCGTACCAATTACCTGGCAGTGTACTTTGCTGGACCGATAAGAAGCGCAGGAGGGACTGCAGCAGCACTTGCAGTTCTTATAGGAGATTATATACGATGGGCAATAGATTTAGCACCTTATAAACCTACTGATACCGAAATTGAACGTTATGTGGAGGAAGTAGAGTTATATGAATCAGAAGTAACCAATTTGCAGTACTCCCCTAACCCGGATGAAGTACGGCTGGCAGCCAATAATATCCCGGTGGAAGTAACTGGAGAACCCACTGATCAGGTGGAAGTCTCTCATAGGGATCTGGAAAGGGTTGAAACTAATAATATCCGGGGTGGAGCGCTTTTAGCTATGGTGGAAGGAGTTATACAGAAGGCTCCCAAGGTATTTAAGTACGCCAAGAAATTAAATCTGGAAGGCTGGGAATGGCTAGAAAAGTTTTCAAAAGGCCCTAAATCTGAAAAAGAAAAAAAGGGCCAGGATCTGGTTAAGGCCGACGATACTTATATTAGGGATATCATAGGGGGAAGACCAGTACTTGCCAATCCTTCTGAAAAAGGAGCATTTCGGCTACGTTATGGCAGATCTCGTAATACAGGGCTGGCTGCTATGGGAGTTAGCCCTGCTACCATGGAACTTTTAGAATTCCTGGCGGTGGGTACCCAGATGAAAATTGAAAGGCCTGGTAAAGGAAACTGTGTGGTGCCGGTGGATAGTATTGAAGGACCACTGGTAAAATTAAAAAATGGCAGTGTGGTTAAGGTATCCACAGTGGAGCAGGCCCGCACTCTGAAGGGTAAGGTGGACGAAATACTATTTTTAGGGGATATGCTGGTTGCATTTGGCGAATTTCTTAGAAACAACCATGTACTGCTTCCTGCAGGATGGTGCACGGAATGGTGGGTGGAAAAGATAGCTCAATCATCACAATACGATCTCAAAAAGGATCCACTGGATCTTAAATCTTTAGAAAATAAATCCATTACAGCTAAAGAAGCATTTGAAATATCTGAAAAATATGAAGTTCCCTTACATCCGGATTATACTTACTTTTATCATGATCTCTCTTGGGATGATCTTAATATGCTACAGGATTGGATAATGGGAAAAAAAGAAGATTATCAGGAAGGAAAGGAATTTAAAATTGCAATAGCTCCTCAAAAAAGAATCCTGGAGATTTTAGGGGTTCCGCATATATTAAATGATTCTCAGATAATTATTGATGCCCATGATGCTTATGCCCTCTTTAAAACCCTGGAAAAACCACTGGGGGAGGAGAAACAATCCACTCTACTGGCATTAAATAAGGTTTCACCAGTGCAGATCATGGCCAAAGCCCCCACTTATATTGGGACCAGGGTGGGCAGACCAGAAAAAACAAAAGAACGCAAAATGAAACCTGCTCCTCATTCTCTTTTTCCCATATCTAATTTTGGAGGCAGCAGGCGAAATATTGTGGAAGCTGCTAAAAAAGGAAAAATATCGGTGGAAATCAGTCGTTCCAAATGCACTCAATGTCAGATTAGTTCCTTTCAGTCTATTTGTCCTCATTGCGGATCACCGACGGTTATTACCGCCCCAGGAAAGAAAAAAATTAATTTATCTGGCTTATTGAGGAAGGCTTCTGAAAATGTGGGAATCAGAAAGATCGATGAAATAAAAGGGGTCCAGGGAATGATTTCCGAAGAAAAATTCCCGGAACCTTTAGAAAAAGGTATTTTAAGGGCAAAAAATGGAGTATTTGTCTTTAAAGATGCTACGATTCGTCATGATTCCACGGACCTGCCTCTTACTCATTTTACTCCTCGAGAAGTGGGGGTGAGTATTGAAAAACTGCAGGAACTGGGATATGAAAAAGATTGCTATGGTCATGAATTAGAACATATAGATCAAATAATTGAAATCAAGGTACAGGATGTGGTGATTTCTGATAACTGTGCCCAGTACCTTATCGGGGTGGCAGGGTTTATTGATGATCTTTTAGAAAAGTTCTATGGTCTGGAACGATTTTATCAGGTGAAAGATAAAAAAGACCTGGTGGGTCAAATGGTAGTGGGATTAGCTCCACACACCTCTGCAGGAGTATTAGGCAGGATATTAGGCTTTACTAAAGCTGCAGCATGCTATGCCCACCCTTACTTTCATTCTGCTAAAAGAAGAAATTGTGATAGTGATGAAGACTCTATCATGCTTTTAATGGACGCCCTTCTTAATTTTTCCAAATCATACCTACCCAGTAGTCGGGGAGGAAGTATGGATGCCCCCCTGGTTTTGTCCTCCCGGATTGATCCGGAAGAAATAGATGATGAATCCCATAATATAGATGCCATGGCATCTCTACCCCTGGAATTTTTTGAAAAATCCACACAATATGCTAAACCTTCAGAAGTGGTACATATTATGGATAATGTTCAAAAAAGACTGGGCACTGCTAAGCAATATCAGGACATCATGTTTTCTCACCATACCCATAGCATACATCAGGGACCCCGGGTCTGTCTTTATAAATTGCTCCCTACCATGAAAGAAAAGGTGGAATCACAGGTGGAACTGGCTGAAAAAATAAGGGCAGTGGATCAAAAAGGGGTGGTGGAAGGAGTACTAAGTTCCCATTTCCTCCCGGATATGATGGGTAATGTAAGGGCATTTTCCCGGCAAAAAGTCCGCTGTACCAAATGCAATAAAAAATACAGGCGAATACCACTTACCGGGGAGTGTAAATGTGGAGGCAATCTTATATTGAGTGTTTCCAAGGGTTCGGTGGTCAAATATCTGGAAATTTCAAAGAATCTGGCTAATAGATACCCTATAAATCCTTATTTAATGCAAAGAATAGAAATTCAGGAATTTGGAATTAATTCTCTCTTTGAGAGTGATAAATCAAAGCAGAGTTCTCTGGATGTATTCTTATAG